From Populus trichocarpa isolate Nisqually-1 chromosome 19, P.trichocarpa_v4.1, whole genome shotgun sequence, a single genomic window includes:
- the LOC7459245 gene encoding rhodanese-like domain-containing protein 7, which translates to MLRGCSPPLLLLRMLSSSPQTLNPNPTFLTPMKSTTQTLNSSQNHNHPLLFSNNPKVSLSNSHKLPQNMTVSSCFSGSPSTDQLSISGAPGSNNSNPESTLVVVSFYKFADFPDYADMRKPLKELCEELRVSGGIILAPEGINGSICGTWESVENVLGFIQSDDRLKGLRQVESPVSPEEEAIHHGHTSGSPLAAGEDAPFRWDHVRVKLKKEIVTLGMPSISPNERVGKYVKPRDWNALISDPDTVVVDVRNNYETRIGKFKGAVDPCTSAFREFPSWVGDEFQHAETDEVNCSGGSTDKETKSPNKKMPQKVAMYCTGGIRCEKASSFLLNKGFKEVYHLEGGILKYLEEIPKSESLWEGECFVFDKRVSVEHGLEQGTFKLCYGCKQPVSDADMEAPEWEYGVSCPYCVSSKSEEEKERARARQRQFETWGVIGGPDKGRRPTFKPDSNNSDAKQQLSSTF; encoded by the exons ATGCTCAGGGGTTGTTCACCTCCATTGCTCTTACTGAGGATGCTGTCATCATCACCTCAGACCTTAAACCCTAACCCTACATTTCTAACTCCTATGAAATCAACCACCCAAACCCTTAATTCATCGCAAAATCATAATCACCCTCTACTCTTCTCTAATAACCCTAAGGTCTCTCTTTCAAATTCACACAAATTACCTCAAAACATGACAGTCTCCAGCTGCTTCTCTGGGTCTCCTAGCACAGACCAACTTAGCATTTCGGGCGCACCCGGATCCAATAACTCGAACCCAGAATCAACTCTTGTAGTGGTTTCTTTCTACAAATTCGCTGATTTTCCAGACTATGCTGACATGAGAAAGCCCTTAAAAGAGCTTTGTGAAGAATTG CGTGTTTCAGGTGGGATCATTCTTGCACCAGAGGGAATTAATGGCAGTATCTGTGGGACTTGGGAATCAGTGGAGAATGTTCTTGGATTCATCCAAAGTGATGACAGGCTAAAGGGGTTAAGACAAGTGGAGTCACCTGTTAGTCCCGAGGAGGAAGCTATCCATCATGGACACACAAGTGGTTCTCCTCTTGCTGCAGGGGAAGATGCACCCTTCCGCTGGGATCATGTGAGGGTCAAGTTGAAAAAGGAG ATTGTTACTCTTGGAATGCCCTCAATCTCACCTAATGAAAGGGTTGGGAAGTATGTGAAGCCAAGGGACTGGAATGCATTGATTAGTGATCCGGATACA GTGGTAGTTGATGTGCGAAATAACTACGAAACTAGAATTGGGAAGTTCAAAGGAGCTGTTGATCCTTGTACCTCAGCATTTCGTGAATTTCCATCTTGGGTGGGAGATGAGTTCCAACATGCAGAAACTGATGAGGTGAACTGTTCTGGCGGAAGCACTGATAAAGAAACAAAGAGCCCAAACAAGAAAATGCCTCAGAAAGTTGCAATGTACTGCACAGGAGGAATTCGATGTGAAAAGGCTTCGAGTTTTCTCCTAAATAAAGGTTTCAAAGAG GTTTATCATTTGGAGGGTGGGATTCTGAAATACCTTGAGGAAATTCCAAAGTCAGAGAGCTTGTGGGAGGGTGAGTGCTTTGTTTTCGACAAACGGGTCTCAGTGGAGCATGGTTTGGAACAGGGAACTTTCAAGCTTTGCTATGGATGTAAGCAACCAGTTAGTGACGCTGACATGGAAGCACCGGAGTGGGAATATGGAGTTTCTTGTCCCTATTGTGTTTCATCAAAAtctgaagaagagaaggagagggCAAGAGCTCGGCAAAGGCAGTTTGAAACTTGGGGCGTTATTGGGGGTCCTGATAAGGGTCGCCGACCCACGTTTAAACCAGATAGTAACAACAGTGATGCTAAACAGCAGCTTTCAAGTACATTTTAG